From Hymenobacter sedentarius, a single genomic window includes:
- a CDS encoding TIGR00730 family Rossman fold protein: MKSIAVYCGSSAGTNPLYIAQAQALGAAMVAQGLTLVYGGGRVGLMGTIADAVLAHGGEVVGVIPDFLADKELAHLGCTELHVVKSMHERKLLMADRADAFIAMPGGYGTLEELFEVLTWGQLGLHRKPVALLNVDGYYDHLLLALDRMRDDELLRAENRTQLLQSPDPVALLTQLAAYQPVQLEKWLTPPTT; the protein is encoded by the coding sequence ATGAAAAGCATTGCCGTTTACTGCGGTTCCAGCGCCGGAACCAACCCACTCTACATTGCCCAGGCCCAAGCCCTCGGGGCTGCCATGGTGGCCCAGGGCCTCACGCTAGTGTACGGCGGCGGGCGAGTTGGGCTGATGGGCACTATTGCCGATGCGGTGCTAGCCCACGGCGGTGAAGTAGTGGGGGTTATTCCTGATTTCCTGGCCGATAAGGAGCTGGCCCACCTGGGCTGCACCGAGCTGCACGTGGTGAAAAGCATGCACGAGCGCAAGCTGCTGATGGCCGACCGCGCCGATGCCTTCATCGCCATGCCCGGCGGCTACGGCACGCTCGAAGAGCTGTTTGAGGTCCTGACCTGGGGCCAGCTCGGCCTGCACCGCAAGCCGGTGGCGCTGCTGAATGTAGACGGCTACTACGACCACCTATTGCTGGCCCTCGACCGCATGCGCGACGACGAGCTGCTGCGCGCCGAAAACCGCACCCAACTCCTGCAGTCGCCCGACCCCGTGGCCCTGCTGACCCAGCTGGCGGCCTACCAGCCGGTGCAGCTCGAAAAGTGGCTCACCCCGCCCACCACCTAA
- a CDS encoding glutathione peroxidase: MSNSSETVAAPKSVYDFTVKSIDGKDVKLSQFKGKKLLIVNTASECGYTPQYKELEELYKKHGDKVTVLGFPANNFGGQEPGTEAQIATFCEKNYGVTFPLFSKVSVKGDDTAPLYKFLADKTQNGAVDSAPSWNFCKYLVDQNGHVVKFYKSDVKPLSPELLADIMK; the protein is encoded by the coding sequence ATGAGCAACTCTTCTGAAACCGTAGCCGCCCCGAAGTCCGTGTACGATTTCACCGTGAAATCCATCGACGGCAAAGACGTGAAATTGAGCCAGTTTAAAGGCAAAAAGCTCCTGATTGTAAACACCGCTTCGGAGTGTGGCTACACGCCGCAGTACAAGGAACTGGAAGAGCTCTACAAAAAGCACGGCGACAAGGTGACCGTGCTGGGTTTCCCCGCCAACAACTTCGGCGGCCAGGAGCCCGGCACCGAAGCCCAGATTGCCACCTTCTGCGAGAAAAACTACGGCGTGACCTTCCCCTTATTCAGCAAGGTATCGGTGAAGGGCGACGACACGGCCCCACTCTACAAGTTCCTGGCCGACAAGACCCAGAACGGCGCCGTAGACAGCGCCCCCAGCTGGAACTTCTGCAAGTACCTGGTCGACCAGAACGGGCATGTGGTGAAATTCTACAAATCAGATGTGAAGCCCCTGAGCCCCGAGCTTCTGGCCGACATTATGAAGTAG
- a CDS encoding 1,4-dihydroxy-2-naphthoate polyprenyltransferase yields MSPWISAFRPRTLPLALASILTGGFLAAAAGHFNGLVVGLAALTTILLQVLSNLANDYGDSQNGADSVHRQGPQRAVQSGAITPAQMKRGIVICGLLALASGFGLLWVALGAAGFGLFLGFLALGLAAIWAAVNYTAGSNPYGYAGFGDISVFLFFGLVGVCGTYFLQVRALPMQILLPAAALGCFATAVLNVNNIRDIHSDVLAGKITIPVRLGPARARRYHWLLLLLGLGCATVFVALTYHSPWQWLFALSTPLFVFNAMQVWQRQDSMQIDPLLKQMALSTLVFTVLFGVGQVV; encoded by the coding sequence ATGTCACCTTGGATATCTGCATTCCGCCCCCGTACCCTGCCGCTGGCTTTGGCCAGCATTCTCACGGGTGGCTTTCTGGCGGCCGCTGCGGGCCATTTCAACGGCTTGGTGGTTGGGCTGGCGGCCCTCACCACCATCCTGCTGCAAGTGCTGAGCAACCTGGCCAACGACTACGGCGACTCCCAAAACGGGGCCGACAGCGTGCACCGCCAAGGCCCGCAGCGGGCCGTGCAGAGCGGCGCCATCACCCCAGCGCAGATGAAGCGCGGCATTGTCATTTGTGGGCTCCTGGCGTTGGCCAGTGGCTTTGGCTTGCTGTGGGTAGCCCTCGGGGCGGCCGGGTTTGGCTTGTTCCTCGGGTTTCTGGCGCTGGGACTGGCGGCCATTTGGGCGGCGGTGAACTACACGGCCGGCTCCAATCCCTATGGCTACGCGGGGTTTGGCGACATTTCGGTGTTTCTATTCTTTGGGTTGGTGGGCGTGTGCGGCACCTATTTCCTGCAAGTGCGGGCGCTGCCGATGCAGATACTGCTGCCCGCCGCGGCGCTGGGCTGCTTTGCCACGGCCGTGCTCAACGTGAACAACATCCGCGACATCCACTCCGATGTGCTGGCCGGCAAAATCACCATTCCGGTACGGCTCGGCCCGGCCCGTGCGCGCCGCTACCACTGGCTGCTGCTGCTCTTGGGCCTGGGCTGCGCCACCGTGTTTGTGGCGCTTACTTATCATTCGCCGTGGCAGTGGCTGTTTGCGCTGAGCACGCCGCTGTTTGTCTTCAACGCCATGCAGGTGTGGCAGCGGCAGGACTCCATGCAAATTGACCCGCTGCTCAAGCAAATGGCTCTGAGCACGCTTGTTTTCACGGTACTATTTGGCGTGGGGCAGGTGGTTTAA
- a CDS encoding DEAD/DEAH box helicase, giving the protein MNYQQATPVQEQAIPKILEGKDLIACAQTGTGKTAAYLLPLLDKISHAKHGHTTTLILVPTRELATQIDEQVMGFGYYVEASSIAIYGGGKSENWEQQKRALTSGADIIIATPGRLIAHLQMGYVKFDQIKYLVLDEADKMMDMGFSDDIFNIVRQLPKERQTLLFSATMPTKIRDFSQQILKNPEEIRLAVSKPAAGIDQQMYMAFDRQKIYVLEHIIKTQDVQSMVLFTSQKAAVGGIVKAVNKLGIEARGISSDRTQEEREEIMRAFKNKQFPILVATDVLSRGIDIDSLSHVVNYDIPRAAEDYVHRIGRTARAATKGTAITFISDQDQDRVVKIEKLIERDLEKRSITEELGLGPAPEFDPKRFAGLGGKIGGRPERGGRSGGSGGARSGGFGGGGSREGGPRREGSGGRDGARDGGRPPRRDAPDPKDPKHMERMANAKNALAALDAGHAPTVPYQRPPRPEGEARPPREPRTPRPEGEQRPPREPRAPRPEGEQRPPREPRPEGEARAPRAEGESQEPRAEGERRRSRGGRNRKRGPKPEGNGEVAAPAAPAPTAE; this is encoded by the coding sequence ATGAATTACCAGCAGGCCACCCCAGTTCAGGAGCAGGCCATTCCCAAAATTCTCGAAGGCAAAGACCTGATTGCCTGCGCCCAAACCGGCACCGGCAAAACTGCTGCTTACCTGCTACCGCTGCTCGACAAGATTTCGCACGCCAAGCACGGCCACACCACCACCCTCATTCTGGTGCCCACCCGCGAGCTGGCCACCCAGATTGACGAGCAGGTGATGGGCTTCGGCTACTACGTGGAAGCCAGCAGCATCGCCATCTACGGCGGCGGCAAATCCGAGAACTGGGAGCAGCAGAAGCGCGCCCTCACCTCGGGGGCCGACATCATCATCGCCACGCCCGGCCGCCTCATTGCCCACCTGCAAATGGGCTACGTGAAGTTCGACCAAATCAAGTACCTGGTGCTGGACGAGGCCGACAAGATGATGGATATGGGCTTCTCCGATGACATCTTCAACATCGTGCGCCAGTTGCCCAAGGAGCGCCAGACTCTGCTGTTCTCGGCCACCATGCCGACCAAAATCCGCGACTTCTCGCAGCAGATTCTCAAGAACCCTGAGGAAATCCGGCTCGCGGTTTCGAAGCCGGCCGCCGGCATCGACCAGCAGATGTACATGGCCTTCGACCGTCAGAAAATCTACGTGCTCGAGCACATCATCAAAACCCAGGACGTGCAGAGCATGGTGCTCTTTACGAGCCAGAAAGCGGCCGTGGGCGGCATCGTGAAGGCCGTAAACAAGCTGGGCATCGAAGCCCGGGGTATCAGCTCCGACCGTACCCAGGAAGAGCGCGAGGAAATCATGCGCGCCTTCAAAAACAAGCAGTTCCCCATCCTCGTGGCCACCGACGTGCTGAGCCGCGGCATCGATATCGACTCGTTGAGCCACGTGGTGAACTACGACATTCCGCGCGCCGCCGAGGACTACGTTCACCGGATTGGTCGTACCGCCAGAGCCGCTACCAAAGGCACGGCCATCACCTTCATATCCGACCAGGACCAGGACCGGGTCGTTAAGATTGAAAAGCTCATCGAGCGTGACCTTGAGAAGCGCAGCATCACCGAGGAGCTGGGCCTGGGCCCGGCCCCGGAGTTTGACCCCAAGCGCTTTGCCGGCCTGGGTGGTAAAATTGGCGGCCGCCCCGAACGCGGTGGCCGGAGTGGCGGCAGCGGCGGAGCTCGCAGCGGCGGCTTTGGTGGTGGAGGCTCCCGCGAGGGCGGCCCGCGCCGCGAAGGTAGCGGCGGCCGCGACGGCGCTCGTGACGGTGGCCGCCCGCCCCGCCGCGACGCGCCCGACCCCAAAGACCCCAAGCACATGGAGCGCATGGCCAACGCCAAAAATGCCCTCGCGGCCCTCGATGCCGGCCACGCGCCCACCGTGCCTTACCAGCGCCCGCCCCGCCCCGAAGGCGAAGCTCGCCCGCCGCGGGAGCCGCGCACCCCTCGCCCCGAGGGGGAGCAGCGCCCACCCCGTGAGCCCCGCGCTCCACGCCCCGAGGGGGAGCAGCGGCCGCCCCGTGAGCCACGCCCGGAAGGCGAAGCTCGTGCTCCCCGCGCAGAAGGCGAATCGCAGGAACCCCGCGCCGAAGGCGAGCGCCGCCGGAGCCGCGGCGGCCGCAACCGCAAGCGCGGTCCCAAGCCCGAAGGCAACGGCGAGGTAGCTGCTCCAGCTGCGCCAGCCCCTACTGCCGAGTAA
- a CDS encoding class I SAM-dependent methyltransferase has protein sequence MPALDRFSAQAADYARYRIDYPAALYEWLLPQVAARERAWDCATGNGQVAAVLADSFVRVDATDLSEKQLAQAPPRPNLHYQTARAEHTPFPAQRFDLITVAQAVHWFEAEAYHREVRRVARPGAVLAEWGYGLVQICPEIDALVAHFYRDTMGPYWDANRWHIDDEYARIPFPFARVQRAHFAVQRQWSAEWFLHYLGTWSSVAKYQQAHGEDAVTLIAEEVTQRWGAGEREVVFPVFARAGRIE, from the coding sequence ATGCCCGCCCTCGACCGTTTTTCAGCCCAAGCCGCCGACTATGCCCGCTACCGCATCGACTATCCGGCCGCGCTCTACGAGTGGCTCCTGCCCCAGGTAGCGGCCCGCGAGCGCGCCTGGGACTGCGCCACCGGCAACGGCCAGGTAGCCGCCGTGCTGGCCGACTCCTTCGTGCGGGTCGATGCCACTGACTTGAGCGAAAAGCAATTAGCCCAGGCACCCCCGCGGCCCAACCTCCATTACCAAACCGCCCGCGCCGAGCACACGCCCTTTCCCGCCCAGCGGTTCGACCTCATCACGGTGGCGCAGGCCGTGCATTGGTTCGAGGCCGAGGCCTACCACCGGGAGGTGCGCCGCGTGGCCCGGCCCGGCGCCGTGCTGGCCGAGTGGGGCTACGGCCTGGTGCAAATATGCCCGGAAATCGACGCCCTCGTGGCGCATTTTTACCGCGACACCATGGGCCCGTATTGGGATGCCAACCGCTGGCACATCGACGATGAGTACGCGCGCATTCCCTTTCCTTTTGCCCGGGTGCAGCGGGCGCATTTTGCGGTGCAGCGGCAGTGGTCGGCCGAGTGGTTTTTGCACTACTTGGGCACGTGGTCCAGCGTGGCCAAGTACCAGCAAGCGCATGGCGAAGACGCTGTGACGCTGATTGCGGAGGAAGTAACGCAGCGGTGGGGGGCCGGCGAGCGGGAGGTGGTATTTCCTGTTTTTGCGCGGGCTGGGCGAATAGAATAA
- a CDS encoding ATP-binding cassette domain-containing protein, with protein sequence MRAATWNPAGPQVLEADGIRVAFGARQVLANIYLRVQTGQIVGLLGRNGSGKSVLLQTIFGARAVADASVRVNGLRVVPAFHRPGLVNYLPQEPLLPPSLPLRQAARLLGVDLEKATASFPALRAQFDCRAGELSGGSARLLQTLLLLHADTAFSLFDEPFSGVMPVHVETLADEMQRLKQRKGLLITDHRYAEVLPLCDVVYLLHRGRLLKLEGDVREELRDYGYLAH encoded by the coding sequence GTGAGGGCCGCGACCTGGAACCCGGCGGGCCCGCAGGTGCTGGAAGCCGACGGCATTCGGGTGGCGTTTGGGGCGCGGCAGGTGCTGGCCAATATTTACTTGCGCGTGCAAACCGGCCAGATTGTGGGCTTGTTGGGCCGCAATGGCAGCGGCAAATCGGTTTTGCTTCAAACTATTTTCGGGGCCCGTGCCGTGGCCGATGCGTCAGTACGCGTGAACGGCCTGCGCGTGGTGCCGGCTTTCCACCGGCCGGGACTGGTAAACTACCTGCCGCAGGAGCCACTGCTGCCGCCCTCCTTACCGCTGCGCCAAGCCGCCCGCCTGCTGGGGGTCGACCTGGAGAAAGCCACCGCCAGCTTCCCCGCGCTACGGGCCCAGTTCGATTGCCGCGCCGGCGAATTGTCGGGCGGTTCGGCGCGCCTGCTGCAAACCCTGCTGTTGCTCCACGCCGACACGGCTTTCTCGCTGTTCGACGAGCCATTTTCCGGCGTGATGCCCGTGCACGTAGAAACCCTGGCCGACGAGATGCAGCGCCTCAAGCAGCGCAAGGGCCTGCTCATAACCGACCACCGCTACGCCGAAGTGCTGCCGCTTTGCGATGTGGTTTATTTGCTGCACCGAGGCCGCTTGCTCAAGCTGGAAGGCGACGTGAGGGAGGAACTGCGGGACTACGGCTATCTGGCCCATTAG
- a CDS encoding CaiB/BaiF CoA transferase family protein: MNNQLPFAGLRVLELASVLAGPQVGQFFAELGAEVLKVESPAGDVTRTWKTAAETATPSTALEASVSAYFAASNWGKQSLVLGLTTADGQAVLQHLAAQADIVLASYKPGDAEKLQADYATLAAQNPRLIYGHLTGYGPDNARAGYDAVLQAEAGFYYLNAEGPGRPPQKMPVAMVDLLAAHQLKEGLLTALYQRERTGRGASVHVSLLDSALSALANMAATYLVTGHDPLPMGSSHPSIVPYGTVYRAANGRHLVLAVGSDGQFRKLCAALGQPNWATDARFQTNPARVTHRAELEALLSQAIAALNGDELLAELARLAVPAGAVHTVGEALEQPLGQAMLLPAAGAMRAGLRTVAFRSDAWAVAAQLSAPPALGQGGTAGFASAAGATPETNAPLISVPPAG; encoded by the coding sequence ATGAATAATCAACTTCCTTTCGCCGGCCTCCGCGTTCTTGAGCTGGCTTCCGTACTGGCGGGCCCGCAGGTGGGGCAGTTTTTCGCAGAGCTGGGGGCCGAAGTATTGAAGGTGGAAAGCCCCGCCGGCGACGTCACGCGCACCTGGAAAACGGCGGCCGAAACAGCCACTCCCAGCACCGCTTTGGAGGCGTCAGTTTCGGCCTATTTCGCGGCTTCCAATTGGGGCAAGCAGTCGTTGGTACTTGGCCTGACCACCGCAGACGGCCAAGCCGTGCTGCAGCACCTTGCAGCCCAAGCCGACATCGTGCTGGCCAGCTACAAGCCCGGCGATGCCGAGAAGCTGCAGGCCGATTACGCCACGCTAGCCGCGCAAAACCCGCGGCTGATTTACGGGCACCTCACCGGCTACGGCCCCGATAATGCGCGCGCCGGCTACGATGCCGTGCTCCAGGCGGAGGCCGGTTTCTACTACCTCAACGCCGAGGGGCCCGGTCGGCCACCCCAGAAAATGCCCGTGGCCATGGTGGATTTGCTGGCCGCCCACCAGCTCAAGGAAGGGCTGCTCACCGCGCTGTACCAACGGGAAAGGACGGGGCGAGGGGCCTCGGTGCACGTGAGTTTGCTCGACAGTGCTTTGTCGGCCCTGGCTAATATGGCGGCTACTTACCTCGTAACCGGGCACGACCCGCTGCCCATGGGCTCGAGCCACCCCAGCATTGTGCCCTACGGCACGGTATACCGCGCCGCCAATGGCCGCCATTTGGTGCTGGCCGTGGGCTCCGATGGCCAGTTTCGGAAGCTGTGCGCCGCATTGGGCCAGCCCAACTGGGCTACCGATGCCCGCTTCCAAACCAACCCCGCCCGAGTAACCCACCGCGCCGAGCTCGAAGCCCTGCTCAGCCAGGCCATAGCCGCCCTCAATGGCGACGAGCTGCTGGCGGAGCTGGCGCGCCTGGCCGTGCCAGCCGGGGCTGTGCACACGGTAGGCGAGGCCCTGGAGCAGCCGTTGGGCCAGGCTATGCTGCTGCCCGCGGCGGGGGCAATGCGCGCCGGCCTGCGCACGGTGGCCTTCCGCAGCGATGCGTGGGCGGTGGCGGCCCAGCTGAGCGCGCCGCCCGCGCTTGGGCAAGGCGGGACCGCCGGTTTTGCCTCAGCTGCAGGAGCCACGCCCGAAACTAATGCCCCGCTTATTTCCGTACCACCTGCAGGGTAG
- the trpS gene encoding tryptophan--tRNA ligase, whose product MSRILTGIQSTGRPHLGNLLGAILPAIELSKNPANDSLYFIADLHSLTTVRDPELLRQNTYAVAAAWLACGFDTEKNLFYRQSDVPQVTELTWYLSCFTPYPMLANAHSFKDKSDKLSDVNAGLFTYPVLMAADILLYDAEIVPVGKDQIQHLEIARDIAATFNARYGETLVLPQARVDTDLMTIPGTDGAKMSKSYGNIIDVFAPDKELLKAVKTIISDSTPLEAPKNPDTDTTFKLYSLLATPEETATLRANYEAGGYGYGHAKKELYELILRRFATEREQFNFYMNNLPELDAKLAVGARRAQEYGADVLARVRQKVGYGR is encoded by the coding sequence ATGTCCCGCATTCTTACCGGCATCCAAAGCACTGGCCGCCCGCATTTGGGCAATCTGCTCGGCGCCATCCTGCCTGCCATCGAACTGTCGAAAAACCCGGCCAACGACTCGCTCTACTTCATCGCCGACCTGCACTCGCTTACGACCGTGCGCGACCCGGAGCTGCTGCGCCAGAACACCTACGCGGTGGCCGCCGCTTGGCTGGCCTGCGGGTTCGACACCGAGAAGAACCTATTCTATCGGCAGTCCGACGTACCGCAGGTGACCGAGCTGACCTGGTACCTGAGCTGCTTCACGCCGTACCCGATGCTGGCCAACGCCCACTCGTTCAAGGACAAATCGGATAAATTATCGGATGTGAACGCCGGCCTGTTCACCTACCCGGTGCTGATGGCGGCCGACATCCTGCTCTACGACGCCGAGATTGTGCCCGTGGGCAAAGACCAGATTCAGCACCTGGAAATAGCCCGCGACATTGCCGCCACCTTCAACGCCCGCTACGGCGAGACGCTGGTGCTGCCCCAGGCGCGCGTCGATACCGATCTGATGACCATCCCCGGAACCGATGGTGCCAAGATGAGCAAAAGCTACGGCAACATCATCGACGTTTTCGCCCCTGACAAAGAACTGCTAAAAGCGGTGAAGACGATTATTTCGGACAGCACGCCGCTGGAAGCGCCTAAAAACCCGGACACCGATACCACTTTCAAACTCTATTCGCTGCTGGCCACCCCCGAAGAAACGGCCACCCTGCGCGCCAACTACGAAGCGGGCGGCTACGGCTACGGCCACGCCAAAAAGGAGCTGTACGAGCTGATTCTCCGCCGCTTTGCTACGGAACGCGAGCAATTCAACTTCTACATGAACAACCTGCCCGAACTCGATGCCAAGCTGGCGGTGGGTGCGCGCCGCGCCCAGGAATACGGTGCCGACGTGCTGGCCCGGGTGCGGCAGAAAGTGGGGTACGGGCGGTAG
- a CDS encoding queuosine precursor transporter codes for MSPFAHKKQQLYLVLSGIFLVNALLAEIIGVKIFSADKLMGLPGNLTAGVLIWPAVFVTTDIINEYFGKAGVLRISYLTVVLILFAFGVIFLTTKLPPADFWLDVNKTDNLGRPFNIDFAYKSIFRQGLGIITGSIVAFAVGQVLDATIFTAIRKATGGRFVWLRATGSTLISQLVDSFVVLYVAFYLFGNWSLSQVLSVANTNYWYKFAAAILLTPVLYLAHFLIDRYLGPEETAELQEEAVENVSV; via the coding sequence ATGAGTCCTTTCGCCCACAAAAAGCAGCAGTTGTACCTGGTCCTCAGCGGCATTTTTCTGGTGAATGCGCTGCTGGCCGAAATTATTGGCGTCAAGATATTTTCGGCCGATAAGCTCATGGGCCTGCCCGGCAACCTTACCGCGGGAGTGCTCATCTGGCCGGCCGTGTTTGTCACCACCGACATCATCAACGAGTACTTTGGCAAAGCCGGCGTGCTGCGCATCAGCTACCTCACGGTGGTGCTCATCCTGTTTGCGTTTGGCGTTATTTTCCTCACCACCAAGCTGCCGCCGGCCGATTTTTGGCTCGATGTAAATAAGACCGACAACCTCGGCCGGCCCTTCAACATCGACTTTGCCTACAAGAGTATTTTCCGGCAGGGCCTGGGCATTATCACCGGTTCCATCGTGGCGTTTGCGGTGGGCCAGGTGCTCGATGCCACTATTTTTACGGCCATTCGCAAGGCTACCGGGGGCCGATTTGTGTGGCTGCGCGCTACGGGCTCCACGCTGATTTCGCAGCTGGTCGACTCTTTTGTGGTGCTGTATGTGGCCTTCTACCTGTTCGGCAACTGGTCGCTGAGCCAAGTGCTGAGCGTGGCCAACACCAACTATTGGTACAAGTTCGCGGCCGCCATTCTGCTCACCCCCGTGCTCTACCTCGCCCACTTTCTCATTGACCGCTACCTGGGCCCGGAAGAAACCGCCGAGCTGCAGGAAGAGGCTGTGGAAAACGTCAGCGTTTGA
- a CDS encoding ribonuclease Z — translation MPLAHRHLSTDNEFALTFELKILGSASATPVLARHPTAQVLTVGANSYLIDCGEGTQWQMLEHRVRPHQLRAIFISHLHGDHYFGLFGLLGTMHLQGRTQPLQIIGPPGLDEVLTAQARVSNMQMGFTMEFIPVDTEAHAVVYEDALITVASLPMRHRIPCAGYLFAEKPRRANLLKDKLPAGLRPEQLARLAQGEDLAADEHQPGLRHADVAGRPPTPRRYAFFSDTLYTPALADLIRGADLLYHEATFLEDLKERAAQTHHSTARQAAQLAHDAGVKHLLLGHFSSRYKALEPLLHEAQPVFPTAQLATEGLVVSL, via the coding sequence TTGCCCCTTGCCCACCGCCACCTATCAACTGACAACGAATTCGCCTTGACTTTTGAGCTGAAGATTTTGGGCTCCGCCTCCGCTACGCCGGTCCTGGCCCGCCACCCCACGGCGCAGGTGCTCACGGTGGGCGCGAATAGCTACCTGATTGATTGCGGCGAGGGCACCCAGTGGCAGATGCTGGAGCACCGCGTGCGGCCCCATCAGCTGCGGGCTATTTTCATTTCGCACCTCCACGGCGACCATTACTTCGGGCTATTTGGCTTGCTGGGCACCATGCACCTGCAGGGCCGGACCCAGCCGCTGCAAATCATCGGCCCGCCCGGCCTCGACGAGGTGCTCACCGCGCAGGCTCGGGTTTCCAACATGCAGATGGGCTTCACGATGGAGTTTATCCCCGTGGATACCGAGGCGCATGCCGTGGTGTACGAAGACGCGCTTATCACCGTGGCGTCGCTGCCCATGCGCCACCGTATTCCATGCGCCGGCTACCTTTTTGCCGAGAAGCCCCGCCGCGCCAACCTGCTGAAGGACAAGCTGCCTGCCGGGCTCCGCCCCGAGCAACTAGCGCGCCTGGCGCAGGGCGAAGACCTGGCCGCCGATGAGCACCAGCCAGGCCTGCGCCACGCCGACGTAGCCGGCCGCCCGCCCACCCCGCGCCGCTACGCGTTCTTCTCCGACACGCTGTACACGCCCGCCCTCGCCGACCTCATCCGCGGGGCCGACCTGCTCTACCACGAAGCCACCTTTCTGGAAGACCTGAAGGAGCGCGCCGCCCAAACCCACCACAGCACCGCCCGACAGGCCGCGCAGCTCGCCCACGATGCCGGGGTGAAACACCTGCTGCTGGGCCATTTCTCGAGTCGCTACAAAGCCCTGGAGCCGCTGCTGCACGAGGCGCAGCCGGTGTTCCCCACCGCCCAGCTGGCCACCGAGGGCCTGGTGGTTTCTCTTTAA
- a CDS encoding STAS domain-containing protein, translated as MKYTIDKKESYTIITIEEKKLDTTVAPDLKSEFVKLNAEGINNLILDLTNVKYTDSSGLSSILIANRLCNSTGGLLVLTGLQDHVLKLITISKLESVLHILPTVEEGIDRVFLHAIERDLTDKE; from the coding sequence ATGAAGTACACGATTGATAAAAAAGAAAGCTACACCATCATCACGATTGAGGAAAAGAAGCTCGACACCACCGTTGCGCCAGACCTCAAATCGGAGTTTGTGAAGCTTAACGCTGAAGGCATTAACAACCTGATTCTCGACCTGACCAACGTAAAATATACGGATTCGTCGGGCCTCAGCTCCATTCTTATCGCCAACCGGTTGTGCAATTCTACCGGCGGCCTGCTGGTGCTCACCGGCTTGCAAGACCACGTGCTCAAGCTCATTACCATCAGCAAGCTGGAGTCGGTGCTGCACATTTTGCCCACCGTGGAAGAAGGCATCGACCGGGTTTTTCTGCACGCCATCGAGCGCGACCTCACGGACAAGGAATAG
- a CDS encoding DUF4198 domain-containing protein, with translation MKVKSLFICAGLLGVATLTGLAHEFWLEAPRFRIQPGQVLALHPLIGANFKGEPWTNKAAKVLRLVRYGPAPADSTDLTPASGLAATDTFRTAFAFARPGTHIVLLRSTNSYIELPAEQFTAYLREEGLDYPLKLRQERDQQANAGRETYRRCAKALVQVGEASATAAASDSACLHTYGLPLELVPEQNPYRLAAGKSLTVRVLRAGLPVSGAAVQVWQRQPGGLPTTHFTTRANQNGRVLLRLPGPGPYLLATVNMTEAPAKLRDRADWQSTWASLTFAGPPASPSRFTTKH, from the coding sequence ATGAAAGTAAAGTCCTTGTTCATTTGCGCAGGCCTGTTAGGCGTTGCCACGTTAACCGGCCTCGCCCACGAGTTCTGGCTGGAAGCGCCGCGCTTCCGCATTCAGCCGGGCCAGGTACTTGCCCTGCATCCGCTGATAGGCGCCAATTTCAAAGGCGAACCCTGGACCAACAAGGCGGCAAAGGTGTTGCGCCTGGTGCGCTACGGTCCTGCCCCGGCCGACTCGACCGACCTTACTCCCGCTTCCGGCTTGGCCGCTACTGACACTTTTCGCACGGCTTTCGCCTTTGCCCGGCCGGGCACCCACATTGTACTTCTGCGGTCTACCAATTCCTATATTGAGCTGCCCGCCGAACAGTTTACCGCCTACCTGCGCGAGGAAGGCTTGGACTATCCGCTCAAGCTGCGCCAGGAGCGCGACCAGCAAGCCAACGCCGGCCGCGAAACCTACCGCCGCTGCGCCAAAGCGCTGGTACAGGTAGGCGAGGCCAGTGCGACTGCTGCTGCTTCGGACAGCGCGTGCCTGCACACGTATGGCCTGCCGCTGGAGCTGGTGCCGGAGCAAAACCCCTACCGGCTAGCCGCTGGCAAATCCCTGACGGTGCGCGTGCTACGAGCCGGGCTACCCGTTTCGGGGGCGGCGGTGCAGGTGTGGCAGCGCCAGCCCGGCGGGCTGCCCACCACTCATTTTACCACCCGCGCCAACCAAAACGGCCGCGTGTTGTTACGACTACCCGGACCCGGCCCATACCTGCTGGCCACCGTCAACATGACCGAGGCGCCGGCCAAACTTCGCGACCGCGCCGATTGGCAATCTACCTGGGCTTCGCTAACGTTTGCGGGGCCTCCCGCGTCACCGTCAAGGTTTACCACAAAACATTAG